One region of Clostridiales bacterium genomic DNA includes:
- a CDS encoding phospholipase D-like domain-containing protein has protein sequence MNLDILLDQILSDALAGANESVRAIQRRYPSLSEREASEIFSMISSAAERSDDSAELIITASPSFALRVKPTKVVVNAMLSNAKSSILITGYSLSDYFSDLVDCVIRKSQEGVLVKFFVNDIDSQKSFDRLCRYKGRFLRIYNYPKQEDKMSALHAKVISVDQQDTLITSANLSYHGQEGNIELGTKIHSRDLARQVEDVFTKLVFKKAFVEL, from the coding sequence ATGAACTTGGATATCTTATTAGACCAGATCCTCTCAGATGCTTTGGCGGGGGCGAATGAATCAGTCCGCGCGATTCAAAGGAGATATCCATCTCTTTCAGAGCGAGAAGCATCGGAGATATTTTCTATGATATCGTCAGCAGCGGAGCGCAGTGATGATAGTGCAGAACTGATTATCACTGCATCACCATCCTTTGCGTTGAGAGTCAAACCGACCAAAGTAGTTGTAAACGCAATGCTCTCAAATGCGAAAAGCAGCATCCTTATTACCGGATATTCACTCTCTGACTATTTCAGCGATTTGGTTGATTGTGTCATCCGGAAAAGTCAAGAGGGGGTGCTTGTCAAGTTCTTTGTGAACGATATTGATAGCCAGAAATCTTTTGATCGTTTATGCCGGTATAAGGGCAGATTCTTGAGAATTTACAATTATCCGAAACAGGAAGACAAGATGTCTGCACTTCATGCCAAAGTGATTTCTGTTGATCAGCAGGACACTTTGATTACATCCGCGAACCTTTCCTATCACGGGCAAGAAGGCAATATTGAGCTCGGCACAAAAATCCATTCTAGGGATTTAGCAAGACAGGTTGAAGATGTATTCACCAAGTTGGTGTTCAAGAAAGCATTCGTTGAATTATAA
- a CDS encoding WYL domain-containing protein yields MDAKLRPLYLTQILKERTDEDHYLTTPQLCAILKDEYGMETHRTTIKSDIEMLQQAGIGIQAVRSSQNQYNFIDREFDIAELKLLIDAVESSKFITKSKSEQLVAKLTSFAGAFKGRELKRNLAVDGRIKPENEQIFYIVDVINEAINHRRKIRFQKTEYNIRKEVVLHNNGEKYTFSPYSLIWDGDFYYVVGYSDKYKSIGSHRVDRIAKQPEILDEPAVPQPMGFDMNKYIKATFRMYNAPRIEVELICDNSLMDAMIDRFGTDVHTYACDRQNFRVIEEVAVGKVFFNWIFGFEGKVRIKAPENVKQQYEDMVRRAAEMIE; encoded by the coding sequence ATAGATGCAAAACTCAGGCCTTTATACCTTACCCAAATACTGAAGGAACGTACGGACGAGGACCACTACCTGACTACTCCTCAACTTTGCGCCATTCTGAAGGATGAGTACGGTATGGAGACACATCGCACGACGATAAAGAGCGATATTGAGATGCTCCAGCAAGCCGGAATCGGCATACAGGCGGTGCGGTCATCGCAAAATCAATACAACTTCATAGACCGTGAATTCGATATTGCCGAACTCAAGCTGTTGATTGATGCGGTAGAGTCTTCCAAATTCATTACCAAGAGCAAGAGTGAGCAGCTTGTCGCCAAGTTGACTTCATTCGCCGGTGCCTTCAAGGGCAGAGAACTCAAGCGCAATCTTGCCGTTGACGGAAGAATCAAACCAGAGAATGAGCAGATTTTCTATATTGTCGATGTAATCAACGAGGCAATCAACCATCGCAGAAAAATTCGTTTTCAAAAAACTGAGTACAATATTCGCAAGGAAGTTGTGCTGCATAACAATGGTGAAAAGTACACATTCAGCCCATATTCTCTTATCTGGGACGGCGATTTTTATTATGTTGTCGGCTATTCGGATAAATACAAGAGCATTGGAAGTCACCGAGTTGACCGAATCGCAAAACAGCCGGAGATTCTGGATGAGCCTGCTGTGCCGCAGCCTATGGGCTTTGATATGAACAAGTATATCAAGGCGACATTCCGGATGTATAACGCGCCACGCATTGAAGTAGAACTCATCTGCGATAATAGTCTTATGGACGCCATGATTGACCGCTTCGGGACGGATGTGCATACCTACGCCTGCGACCGTCAGAATTTTCGTGTAATCGAAGAGGTTGCTGTCGGCAAGGTGTTTTTCAATTGGATTTTCGGCTTTGAGGGCAAGGTCAGGATTAAGGCACCCGAAAATGTGAAACAGCAGTATGAAGATATGGTGCGTCGTGCGGCTGAGATGATTGAGTGA
- a CDS encoding helix-turn-helix domain-containing protein yields the protein MAMKKSELRELYLMMFPEYPDIVNITQLQSMLGISRHLAYDLINDGYIRGLKIGNAFRIPKVNVIEYVMDQGKSVI from the coding sequence ATGGCAATGAAAAAGTCTGAGCTGAGAGAACTGTACTTGATGATGTTTCCGGAGTATCCGGACATTGTGAACATCACTCAGCTCCAATCGATGCTTGGTATCAGCCGCCATCTTGCCTATGACTTGATCAATGACGGGTATATCAGAGGACTGAAAATCGGAAATGCGTTCCGGATACCCAAGGTCAATGTCATCGAGTATGTCATGGATCAGGGAAAAAGTGTGATTTGA
- a CDS encoding site-specific integrase, whose protein sequence is MVSGTLALKNGYYYAVLSYQDAAGKRHQKWVSTGLPQKGNKRRAEQELIRIRSEFEIPPAAGELNSNMLFADYLDQWLEVVRARIKPATFGSYQGMVKSTIGPYFRKKELTLKELEARHIQQFYTEKLKTVTPNSVIHYHAVIYQALKYAMKTDMVPQNVAMKVDRPRKNSFQPTFLDAEQMQKLFEIVKGTRLELPVLVAAFYGLRRGEVLGLKWDAIDFNRGTLTIKRTVTEATIDGTMKIIEQDSAKTKSSLRTLPLVGSFRDYFQKVKEAQELNKKVCGNCYNYEYDGYVFVNELGERMRPNYLTEYFPKYIAKHGMPKMRFHDLRHSCASLLLANGVPLKQIQEWLGHSDFSTTANIYAHLDYRSKISSAQAMEQGMLLPRSDDFGSRWENVTEQGKITEPDLNPGF, encoded by the coding sequence ATGGTATCAGGAACTCTTGCGCTGAAGAACGGCTACTATTATGCCGTTCTCAGCTATCAGGACGCAGCAGGAAAACGCCATCAAAAATGGGTATCGACAGGATTGCCCCAAAAAGGCAATAAGCGCCGGGCAGAACAGGAACTTATTCGTATTCGCAGCGAATTTGAGATTCCTCCGGCTGCTGGAGAATTAAACTCCAATATGCTCTTTGCAGACTATTTGGATCAATGGCTTGAGGTTGTCAGAGCGAGGATCAAGCCCGCAACATTCGGCTCGTATCAAGGGATGGTCAAAAGCACGATTGGCCCGTATTTCCGCAAAAAAGAGCTAACCTTAAAAGAGCTGGAGGCTCGGCACATCCAACAGTTTTATACGGAGAAGCTGAAAACCGTTACGCCGAATTCAGTTATCCACTATCATGCGGTGATTTATCAGGCCTTGAAGTATGCGATGAAAACCGACATGGTACCGCAGAATGTTGCCATGAAGGTGGATAGGCCGAGGAAGAACTCGTTTCAGCCGACCTTTCTTGACGCAGAGCAAATGCAGAAGTTGTTCGAGATTGTCAAGGGAACGCGGCTGGAGCTTCCGGTTTTGGTTGCTGCTTTTTATGGACTGCGCCGTGGTGAGGTGCTCGGGTTAAAGTGGGATGCGATCGATTTCAATCGCGGAACGCTGACCATCAAACGAACAGTCACTGAGGCAACGATTGACGGCACCATGAAAATTATCGAGCAGGATTCTGCTAAGACCAAATCAAGCCTGAGAACGCTTCCTTTGGTGGGGAGCTTCCGCGACTACTTTCAAAAGGTAAAAGAGGCCCAGGAGCTAAACAAGAAAGTTTGCGGCAATTGCTATAACTACGAGTACGACGGTTATGTCTTTGTGAACGAGCTGGGAGAGCGCATGCGCCCCAACTATTTGACGGAGTACTTTCCTAAGTACATAGCAAAACACGGGATGCCGAAGATGCGGTTTCATGATCTTCGCCATAGCTGCGCCAGCTTGCTGCTGGCCAACGGCGTGCCGTTAAAGCAAATCCAAGAATGGCTCGGCCACTCGGATTTCAGCACGACCGCTAATATTTATGCCCATCTCGACTACAGATCCAAAATATCCTCGGCGCAGGCCATGGAGCAGGGAATGCTCCTTCCGAGGTCAGATGATTTCGGGAGCCGCTGGGAAAATGTAACCGAGCAGGGCAAAATAACAGAACCGGATTTGAACCCGGGTTTTTGA
- a CDS encoding chloride channel protein, which translates to MKKEAEREARTMWQFVRTFLKWLVIAGVTGGIGGLVGSAFHLSVNWAAAFRAAHPWLLWLLPIGGLLIAAIYRLTKMENKNTNAIIDAIHFGDKVPLLLVPAIYLSTVITHLFGGSAGREGAALQIGGSLGCYVGQLFRLDEKDMRIATLCGMSAVFSALFGTPLTATIFALEVISVGVFYYSALVPCIVASLAALAISNAFGIAPTHFTFALTAVPKLLLLRVAALAAVCSLMSILFCVTMHGTERLFAGRIQNPWLRIAAGGAIVVVLTLLVDTGDYNGAGMDVITRAIEGGQAAPDAFFWKLLFTAVTIGSGFKGGEVVPTFFIGATLGCVLGGLLGIPAGFAAALGLVCVFCGAVNCPIASIVLSIELFGAGQLVYFALACGIAYMLSGYFGLYSSQKILYSKLRTEFINIHAK; encoded by the coding sequence ATGAAAAAAGAGGCCGAACGCGAGGCGCGCACCATGTGGCAGTTCGTGCGCACGTTTCTCAAGTGGCTCGTGATCGCGGGCGTGACCGGCGGCATCGGCGGGCTGGTCGGCTCGGCCTTTCACCTGAGCGTGAACTGGGCGGCGGCGTTTCGCGCCGCGCACCCGTGGCTGCTGTGGCTGCTGCCAATAGGCGGCCTGCTCATCGCGGCCATTTACCGCCTGACCAAAATGGAAAACAAGAACACCAACGCCATCATCGACGCCATCCACTTCGGCGACAAGGTGCCGCTGCTGCTCGTGCCGGCGATCTATCTGTCGACCGTTATTACGCACCTGTTCGGCGGCAGCGCCGGGCGCGAGGGCGCTGCGCTGCAGATCGGCGGCAGCCTCGGCTGCTACGTCGGGCAGCTGTTCCGCCTCGATGAAAAGGACATGCGCATCGCCACGCTCTGCGGCATGAGCGCCGTGTTCTCGGCCCTGTTCGGCACGCCGCTGACGGCGACGATCTTCGCGCTCGAGGTCATCAGCGTGGGCGTGTTTTATTACTCCGCGCTCGTGCCGTGCATCGTCGCGTCGCTCGCGGCGCTCGCGATCTCGAATGCCTTCGGCATCGCGCCGACGCACTTCACGTTCGCGCTCACGGCCGTGCCGAAGCTGCTGCTTCTGCGCGTGGCGGCGCTCGCCGCCGTGTGCTCGCTCATGAGCATCCTCTTTTGCGTGACCATGCACGGCACGGAGCGGCTCTTTGCCGGCCGCATCCAGAACCCGTGGCTGCGCATCGCCGCCGGCGGCGCGATCGTGGTCGTGCTGACGCTGCTCGTTGACACGGGGGACTACAACGGCGCCGGCATGGACGTCATCACCCGCGCCATCGAGGGCGGGCAGGCCGCGCCGGACGCATTTTTCTGGAAGCTGCTGTTCACCGCTGTCACCATCGGCAGCGGGTTCAAGGGCGGCGAGGTCGTGCCGACGTTTTTCATCGGCGCGACGCTCGGCTGTGTGCTCGGCGGACTGCTCGGCATCCCGGCCGGATTTGCCGCGGCGCTCGGACTCGTGTGCGTGTTCTGCGGCGCGGTCAACTGCCCGATCGCGTCGATCGTGCTGAGCATCGAGCTCTTCGGCGCGGGGCAGCTCGTGTACTTTGCACTCGCGTGCGGCATCGCCTATATGCTCTCGGGCTACTTCGGGCTCTACAGCAGCCAGAAGATCCTTTATTCCAAGCTGAGGACGGAGTTTATCAACATCCACGCAAAATAA
- a CDS encoding ribbon-helix-helix domain-containing protein, whose product MKKTLYSLMLNEEVVREIDRMAHRMGTNRSALINQILADYTSVVTPERRIENIFHEIEQLVAPARDLVPFFAPHTTSMSLKSSLEYKYRPTVKYEVALYGDKQEGLGELAVIFRTQSAQLLQSMTQFFRLWKQIEDAHLSGVEPDYALYDGKFVRTLSLPPDHDYTSEEIARAISDYVQLFDRLMKAYLAGKYTPPEIEALYCAQQQRAAILI is encoded by the coding sequence ATGAAGAAAACTCTATACAGCCTCATGCTCAACGAGGAGGTCGTGCGCGAGATCGACCGCATGGCCCACCGCATGGGCACGAACCGCTCGGCACTCATCAATCAGATCCTTGCCGACTATACCTCGGTCGTGACGCCGGAGCGCCGCATCGAGAACATCTTCCACGAGATCGAGCAGCTCGTCGCGCCGGCGCGCGACCTGGTGCCGTTTTTCGCGCCGCACACGACGAGCATGTCGCTCAAGAGCAGCCTGGAGTACAAGTACCGCCCGACGGTCAAGTACGAGGTCGCGCTCTACGGCGACAAGCAGGAGGGGCTCGGCGAGCTGGCCGTCATCTTCCGCACCCAGTCGGCGCAACTGCTGCAGAGCATGACGCAGTTTTTCCGCCTCTGGAAGCAGATCGAGGACGCGCACCTGTCCGGCGTGGAGCCGGATTACGCGCTGTACGACGGCAAGTTCGTGCGCACGCTCTCGCTGCCGCCCGATCACGACTACACGAGCGAGGAGATTGCCCGCGCGATCTCGGACTACGTGCAGCTGTTTGACCGGCTCATGAAGGCATACCTCGCCGGGAAGTACACCCCGCCTGAGATCGAGGCGCTCTACTGCGCGCAGCAGCAGCGCGCGGCGATCCTCATCTGA
- a CDS encoding DUF1998 domain-containing protein produces the protein MFDNNKLGEIRPNQLITTFGPGAIVDAVKDSVTILDLNYWKEKGKKIIDGRLASYLNVDCFYMPRTSYSGDIPATSFPYMHVCSSVKCGRIFDVRDNFDLDRYLKFGVTCPFCHKPAYPSRFITICENGHMNDFPWSWWVHNGSSTCKGTLRMYSTGNTSTLADMWVECSCGAKRSMSGATQKENFEGMTCSGHHPFRPHHKNEKCDKILIPSQRGASNVYFPVMRSAISIPPWINPLYNLIDEHLRLIDSYEEDFGDMGLDKAYQKFFSAFTREEFDAALLRRRQNIKEFTEIKQMEYNAITHHADPVYASNKMHFKAEEDPLPEYLRPYFKRVIRITRLREVRVLLGFTRVDAPDPDADEQTNIVYLNKGKTERWLPAAEIHGEGVFIEFNRDTIDSWLSSPQLSALSQKYAQCYKEFCESKEWTITTLRDARYVLMHTFAHLLIKQMSMASGYSSSAIRERIYFGDDMSGVLLYTGSSDKEGSLGGLVELGNISQLRILMRDAFQEALVCTNDPECLNNTPAGNNSNGAACHSCCMISETACENGNRMLDRGLIVPIDGREDQAYFKALVEELCQLDA, from the coding sequence ATGTTTGACAATAATAAATTAGGCGAAATTCGTCCTAATCAGTTGATTACAACATTTGGACCAGGTGCGATTGTGGATGCGGTAAAGGACTCCGTCACCATACTTGACCTAAACTATTGGAAGGAAAAAGGAAAGAAAATCATCGACGGAAGATTGGCCTCCTACTTGAATGTCGATTGCTTTTATATGCCAAGAACATCTTATAGTGGAGATATTCCGGCAACATCCTTCCCTTATATGCATGTATGCTCCAGTGTCAAGTGCGGAAGGATCTTTGATGTCAGAGATAACTTCGACTTGGACAGGTACCTGAAATTTGGTGTAACCTGCCCATTCTGTCACAAACCGGCGTATCCTTCTCGTTTTATCACGATTTGCGAGAATGGACATATGAACGATTTTCCTTGGAGCTGGTGGGTTCATAATGGGAGTTCCACATGTAAAGGTACGCTGCGCATGTATTCCACGGGCAATACATCTACGCTTGCAGATATGTGGGTGGAGTGCTCGTGCGGAGCGAAGAGAAGCATGAGCGGTGCAACTCAGAAAGAAAATTTTGAAGGCATGACCTGCTCCGGACATCACCCGTTTCGCCCACATCACAAGAATGAGAAATGCGATAAAATCTTGATTCCGTCTCAGCGCGGTGCATCAAACGTCTACTTCCCGGTAATGAGAAGTGCCATTTCTATTCCACCTTGGATAAACCCACTTTACAACTTGATTGATGAGCATTTGCGGTTAATTGATAGCTATGAAGAAGATTTCGGAGACATGGGCTTAGATAAGGCATATCAGAAATTCTTCTCTGCTTTCACAAGAGAGGAATTTGATGCGGCTTTATTGCGGAGAAGGCAGAATATCAAGGAGTTCACAGAGATCAAGCAGATGGAGTACAATGCGATCACACATCATGCTGATCCTGTGTACGCGTCCAATAAGATGCACTTTAAGGCGGAAGAAGATCCGCTGCCTGAGTATTTGCGCCCATATTTCAAGCGCGTGATTCGTATAACACGCTTGCGCGAGGTGCGAGTATTGCTTGGTTTTACAAGAGTTGATGCGCCAGACCCAGACGCAGACGAACAGACCAATATCGTCTATCTCAACAAAGGAAAAACTGAACGCTGGCTACCAGCTGCTGAGATTCATGGTGAGGGAGTCTTTATTGAGTTTAACAGGGATACCATTGACTCTTGGTTGAGTTCACCGCAACTGAGTGCGCTATCTCAGAAATATGCGCAGTGTTACAAGGAATTTTGCGAATCAAAAGAATGGACGATAACCACTTTGAGAGATGCGCGATATGTTCTAATGCATACCTTTGCACATTTGCTGATAAAACAAATGTCAATGGCATCTGGCTACTCATCTTCCGCAATTCGCGAACGAATCTACTTCGGAGATGATATGTCCGGTGTATTGCTCTACACTGGAAGTTCAGATAAGGAGGGCTCTCTTGGTGGATTAGTTGAGTTGGGCAACATCAGCCAGCTTAGAATTCTAATGCGAGATGCATTTCAAGAAGCTCTGGTTTGCACTAATGACCCGGAATGCTTAAATAACACGCCGGCCGGAAACAATTCAAACGGCGCGGCCTGTCATTCGTGCTGCATGATTTCTGAAACCGCATGTGAAAACGGGAATCGAATGCTGGATAGAGGACTTATTGTCCCCATTGATGGTAGGGAGGATCAAGCTTATTTCAAAGCTTTGGTGGAAGAATTATGTCAACTGGATGCATGA
- a CDS encoding helix-turn-helix domain-containing protein: protein MRTKNQETLDRILKFVNKYYQEHHSSPTINDVAEGAGVARSTTHRYLQELSDRNLIDYSRGILSAPQSAKMKTAYVSAPLVGSIRCGNPEDEEESIEEYVSLPVSMFGKGDFYILRAKGDSMVDAGIDEDDLLVIERNCPALEGDIVVALDEDNQNTLKRYAGYDKDSGYYILEYENEARYPGKTIKVRSFQVQGVARHVIKSL, encoded by the coding sequence ATGAGAACAAAGAATCAAGAAACTCTGGACAGGATATTGAAGTTCGTAAACAAGTATTATCAGGAGCACCACAGCTCTCCTACGATCAACGATGTTGCTGAAGGCGCTGGCGTTGCCAGATCCACTACGCATCGCTACCTTCAGGAACTGAGTGATCGCAACCTGATTGACTACAGCCGAGGTATCTTGTCTGCTCCCCAGAGCGCCAAAATGAAAACGGCCTATGTATCCGCCCCGTTAGTAGGCTCTATTCGCTGCGGCAATCCGGAGGATGAGGAAGAGTCGATTGAGGAGTATGTCAGCCTCCCGGTCTCTATGTTTGGCAAGGGAGATTTCTATATTCTCCGCGCCAAAGGCGATTCCATGGTGGATGCCGGAATTGACGAGGACGATCTGCTTGTTATCGAGCGCAATTGCCCTGCTCTCGAGGGGGATATAGTCGTTGCGCTGGACGAGGACAACCAGAATACGCTGAAGCGATACGCCGGCTACGACAAGGACAGTGGGTATTACATCCTCGAATACGAAAACGAGGCTCGATACCCGGGCAAAACAATAAAGGTGCGGAGCTTTCAGGTACAAGGCGTTGCTCGGCACGTAATAAAATCACTCTAA
- the clpB gene encoding ATP-dependent chaperone ClpB: MNADKFTQKTIETIQTAQSMAQENGNQYLTPEHLLYALVDADGGLIGTLLGRMGVDCNAVLSELDTAIDQLPKVSGGSGEVYASPETSKIFNFAEREAKSGGDAYVSVEHLMLGIFANETAAIKRIFSAHGITKAGFVAELKKVKTGPVTSDNPEDTYDALKKYGTDLVERAREGKMDPVIGRDQEIRNVIRILSRKTKNNPVLIGEPGVGKTAIAEGLAQRIVRGDVPEGLKDKTIFSLDMGALVAGAKYRGEFEERLKAVLEEVRKSEGRILLFIDELHTIVGAGKTEGSMDAGNLLKPMLARGELHCIGATTLDEYRKYIEKDAALERRFQPVQVDEPTVEDTISILRGLKERYEIYHGVRIHDNALVAAATLSNRYITDRFLPDKAIDLVDEACAMIRTEIDSMPSELDDLRRRIMQMEIEEMALKKEDDQLSRDRLEKLTQELAELKDRFNEQKARWEAEKNSVEEVKSLKADIDHLHAQIEEAQRNYEYEKAARLQYSDLPNLEKELTEAEAAAERRKSDNSLVHDTVTEEEIAGIVAKWTGIPVAKLMEGEREKLLHLDEVLHRRLIGQDEAVEKVCEAIQRSRAGISDPNRPIGSFLFLGPTGVGKTELAKALAESLFDDERSMVRIDMTEYMEKFSVSRLIGAPPGYVGYDEGGQLTEAVRRKPYSVVLFDEVEKAHPDVFNILLQILDDGRITDSQGRTVDFKNTIIILTSNLGSQYLLDGIGPDGEITADARERVQGELRRAFRPEFLNRLDEILMFRPLTRDNLSHIIDNLVAALRSRLADRTLNLEMTDAAKALIIANGYDPVYGARPLKRYLQSHAETLIARTILSGDLHAGDTLVVDAENGALVCRVKA; this comes from the coding sequence ATGAACGCTGATAAATTCACGCAAAAGACAATCGAAACCATCCAGACCGCCCAGAGCATGGCGCAGGAAAACGGCAACCAGTATCTCACGCCGGAGCACCTGCTCTATGCGCTCGTTGACGCCGACGGCGGCCTGATCGGTACGCTGCTCGGCCGCATGGGCGTGGACTGCAACGCCGTGCTCAGCGAGCTGGACACCGCCATTGACCAGCTGCCGAAGGTCTCCGGCGGCAGCGGCGAGGTGTACGCCTCGCCGGAAACGAGCAAGATCTTCAATTTCGCCGAGCGCGAGGCCAAATCCGGCGGCGACGCCTACGTCTCCGTCGAGCACCTGATGCTCGGCATCTTCGCCAACGAGACCGCCGCCATCAAGCGCATCTTCAGCGCGCACGGCATCACGAAGGCGGGCTTTGTGGCGGAGCTCAAAAAGGTCAAGACCGGCCCCGTCACGAGCGACAACCCGGAGGACACCTATGACGCGCTGAAAAAGTACGGCACCGACCTCGTCGAGCGCGCCCGCGAAGGCAAGATGGACCCGGTCATCGGTCGCGATCAGGAGATCCGCAACGTTATCCGCATCCTCTCGCGCAAAACAAAGAACAACCCCGTGCTCATCGGCGAGCCGGGCGTCGGCAAGACGGCCATCGCCGAAGGGCTGGCGCAGCGCATCGTGCGCGGCGACGTGCCCGAGGGCCTGAAGGACAAGACCATTTTCTCGCTCGATATGGGCGCGCTGGTCGCGGGCGCAAAGTACCGCGGCGAATTCGAGGAGCGGCTCAAGGCCGTGCTCGAGGAAGTGCGCAAGAGCGAGGGGCGCATCCTGCTGTTCATCGATGAGCTGCACACCATCGTCGGCGCGGGCAAGACCGAGGGCAGCATGGACGCCGGCAACCTGCTCAAGCCGATGCTCGCCCGCGGCGAGCTGCACTGCATCGGCGCGACGACGCTCGACGAGTACCGCAAGTATATCGAAAAGGATGCCGCGCTCGAGCGCCGCTTCCAGCCCGTGCAGGTCGATGAGCCGACGGTGGAGGACACCATCTCCATCCTCCGCGGCCTGAAAGAGCGCTACGAGATCTACCACGGCGTGCGCATCCACGACAACGCGCTCGTCGCCGCGGCCACGCTCTCCAACCGCTATATCACCGACCGTTTCCTGCCTGACAAGGCCATCGACCTCGTCGATGAGGCCTGCGCCATGATCCGCACGGAGATCGACTCCATGCCGTCGGAGCTCGACGACCTGCGCCGCCGCATTATGCAGATGGAGATCGAGGAGATGGCCCTCAAGAAAGAGGACGACCAGCTCTCGCGCGACCGGCTCGAAAAGCTCACGCAGGAGCTCGCCGAGCTCAAGGACCGCTTCAACGAGCAGAAGGCCCGCTGGGAGGCCGAGAAGAACAGCGTCGAGGAGGTCAAGTCCCTCAAGGCGGACATTGACCACCTGCACGCCCAGATCGAAGAGGCCCAGCGCAACTATGAGTATGAAAAGGCCGCGCGCCTGCAGTACTCCGACCTGCCGAACCTCGAGAAGGAGCTCACCGAGGCCGAAGCCGCGGCCGAGCGCCGCAAGAGCGACAACTCCCTCGTGCACGACACCGTGACCGAGGAGGAGATCGCCGGCATCGTTGCCAAGTGGACCGGCATCCCGGTGGCAAAGCTCATGGAGGGTGAGCGCGAGAAGCTGCTGCACCTCGACGAAGTGCTGCACCGCCGCCTGATCGGCCAGGACGAGGCCGTGGAGAAGGTCTGCGAGGCCATCCAGCGCTCGCGTGCCGGCATCAGCGACCCGAACCGCCCGATCGGCTCGTTCCTGTTCCTCGGCCCGACGGGCGTCGGCAAGACGGAACTGGCCAAGGCGCTGGCCGAGAGCCTGTTTGACGATGAGCGCAGCATGGTGCGCATCGACATGACCGAGTACATGGAGAAATTCTCCGTCTCGCGTCTCATCGGTGCGCCTCCCGGATACGTCGGCTACGACGAGGGCGGTCAGCTTACCGAGGCCGTGCGCCGCAAACCGTACTCCGTCGTGCTGTTCGATGAGGTCGAAAAGGCGCACCCGGATGTGTTCAACATCCTGCTGCAGATCCTCGACGACGGCCGCATCACGGACAGCCAGGGCCGCACGGTGGACTTCAAGAACACGATCATCATCCTCACGTCGAACCTCGGCAGCCAGTACCTGCTCGACGGCATCGGCCCGGACGGCGAGATCACCGCGGACGCGCGCGAGCGCGTGCAGGGCGAGCTGCGCCGCGCCTTCCGGCCGGAGTTCCTCAATCGTCTGGATGAGATCCTCATGTTCCGTCCGCTCACGCGCGACAACCTGTCGCACATCATCGACAACCTCGTCGCCGCCCTGCGCAGCCGCCTGGCTGACCGCACGCTGAACCTCGAGATGACCGACGCCGCCAAGGCGCTCATCATCGCCAACGGGTATGACCCGGTCTACGGCGCGCGTCCGCTCAAGCGCTACCTGCAGAGCCACGCCGAGACGCTCATTGCCCGCACCATCCTCTCCGGCGACCTGCACGCCGGCGACACGCTCGTCGTGGACGCCGAGAACGGCGCGCTTGTCTGCCGCGTGAAGGCATAA